The Syngnathus typhle isolate RoL2023-S1 ecotype Sweden linkage group LG16, RoL_Styp_1.0, whole genome shotgun sequence genome includes a region encoding these proteins:
- the LOC133169071 gene encoding calpain-1 catalytic subunit-like isoform X3: protein MPKGLSFLLSFFVQYVMWDWLPTSPGCAPPQLGHACQSQLMKLRRRKKEKKQRSKTVPVFVWTQRMSNYNGRNSTCTHPKPTATTSAFPARWFEMQTGVSSEMLSPGVCMSIINARHAGDAYGTVSNPEVLFKQDYRRLKAYCVSRQLRYIDDMFPPDARSLGQAALSPSDLNAVQWHRPGKLVPNPSFVVDGISRFDFGQGMVGNCWFLASLGALTFKPAVFQHVVPLEQNFVEDYCGLFHFRFWRFGRWVDVVIDDKLPTINGKLLFVRSKDPTEFWPALLEKAYAKVCGSYSDMSAGTTDEALVDFTGGVHICINLSDPPQDLWELMCRAGQSVSLMGCGTPQGVMSGGQAVNLVRLLNPWGRGEWNGDWSDGSPLWQTVSPQERSLSLSVVDNGEFWMSLRDFCRFYCDLDICCMCPDFLDGNSHCHWRTSFYEGRWLAGKTAGGCMNEQSFWTNPQYRVSIEQVHSGTQCAPKQGERNMLVSLMQMPDKRNRALVKNLHIGFSVFQVPKELTAQRGSFPAAFFSRNKPVVQTKRFTNAREVMELVELAPGEYLIVPSTFKPNDTASFILTILSKAEAHIHETSGAHGYKDVVEENLNAAAADDGRILFQQLFGQYDQVDAELLQKLLNDSVLKGDLKSGGFSLDACRSMVVLMSTTSNGKLNAGELYSLWKKVAKYKDLFRRIDVSSNGGVTLSELKNAAINLGIRVSDNMLKVLTLRYGTSSGHITMENFITLALRLVSMKKIFNRFSDGTTMTLPESEWMQISMCT from the exons ATGCCAAAGGGACTCagcttccttctttctttctttgtacaGTATGTGATGTGGGATTGGTTGCCAACCAGTCCAGGATGTGCACCACCTCAACTGGGGCATGCATGCCAGTCACAGCTCATGAAAttgagaagaaggaaaaaagaaaaaaagcag CGCAGCAAAACAGTTCCTGTGTTTGTTTGGACGCAGCGGATGAGCAACTACAATGGCAGGAATTCCACTTGCACCCACCCTAAGCCTACAGCCACGACTTCAGCTTTTCCAGCAAGATGGTTTGAAA TGCAGACTGGGGTCAGCAGCGAAATGCTTTCTCCGGGCGTGTGTATGAGCATCATCAATGCACGGCATGCAGGAGATGCTTACGGGACCGTCAGCAACCCCGAGGTGCTCTTCAAGCAAGACTACCGTCGATTGAAAGCGTACTGCGTCAGCCGGCAACTACGCTACATCGACGACATGTTCCCCCCAGACGCGCGATCCCTCGGCCAGGCTGCGCTGAGTCCTTCGGACCTCAATGCAGTGCAATGGCACAGACCGGGA AAACTGGTTCCCAATCCATCTTTTGTTGTCGATGGCATCTCCAGGTTTGACTTTGGTCAAGGCATGGTTG GAAATTGCTGGTTCCTTGCATCTCTTGGTGCACTGACATTCAAGCCAGCTGTCTTTCAGCACGTTGTTCCTCTTGAGCAAAACTTTGTCGAGGACTACTGCGGACTCTTTCATTTCCGG TTCTGGAGATTTGGCAGGTGGGTTGACGTGGTCATCGATGACAAGCTCCCAACGATCAATGGCAAACTGCTTTTTGTGAGATCCAAAGACCCGACAGAATTTTGGCCCGCTTTGTTGGAGAAAGCTTATGCAAA GGTTTGCGGTTCCTATTCCGACATGAGTGCCGGAACAACCGACGAGGCGTTGGTGGACTTCACGGGCGGCGTTCACATTTGTATCAATCTGTCAGATCCTCCCCAAGACCTTTGGGAGCTTATGTGCAGAGCCGGACAATCCGTGTCGCTGATGGGATGCGGCACTCCTCAAGGG GTGATGAGTGGAGGCCAAGCGGTCAATTTGGTGCGATTGTTAAACCCCTGGGGCAGGGGCGAGTGGAACGGCGACTGGAGCGATGG GTCACCTTTGTGGCAAACGGTGAGCCCGCAAGAACGATCCCTGTCTCTTTCCGTGGTTGACAACGGGGAATTTTG GATGAGCCTGCGAGACTTTTGTCGATTTTATTGCGATCTCGACATCTGCTGCATGTGTCCCGACTTCCTTGATGGAAACTCGCACTGCCATTGGAGGACGTCCTTCTACGAGGGCAGATGGCTTGCTGGGAAAACAGCTGGAGGATGCATGAATG AGCAGAGCTTCTGGACTAATCCGCAGTATCGAGTCAGCATTGAGCAAGTTCACAGTGGCACTCAATGTGCTCCCAAACAAGGGGAAAGAAATATGCTGGTGTCACTCATGCAAATGCCGGACAAAAGAAACAGAGCCTTGGTCAAGAATCTCCACATTGGATTCTCCGTATTTCAG GTCCCGAAAGAA TTGACGGCCCAGAGGGGAAGTTTTCCGGCAGCTTTCTTCAGCAGAAACAAACCGGTGGTGCAGACTAAACGCTTCACCAACGCTCGTGAGGTGATGGAACTGGTGGAATTGGCGCCAGGGGAATACCTGATTGTGCCGTCAACTTTCAAGCCCAACGACACTGCCTCCTTCATCCTGACCATCCTCTCCAAGGCCGAGGCTCATATCCA CGAGACTTCTGGCGCTCATGGATATAAAGACGTCGTCGAAGAG AACCTAAATGCTGCCGCCGCCGATGACGGGAGAATCCTGTTCCAGCAACTATTCGGCCAG TATGACCAAGTGGATGCCGAACTGCTTCAGAAGCTCCTCAACGATAGTGTTTTGAAAG gAGACTTGAAAAGTGGAGGCTTCAGTCTTGACGCATGCCGCAGCATGGTCGTTTTGATGAGC ACAACTAGCAACGGCAAACTGAATGCTGGGGAACTTTATAGTTTGTGGAAGAAGGTGGCCAAGTACAAG GATCTTTTCCGACGTATTGATGTGTCATCAAATGGCGGCGTTACACTGAGTGAGCTGAAGAATGCTGCCATTAATTTAG gaaTAAGGGTCAGTGATAACATGCTCAAAGTGTTGACTTTGCGCTATGGGACTTCCTCTGGACATATAACCATGGAGAACTTCATCACTCTTGCTCTTCGTCTTGTTTCTATGAAAA AAATCTTCAATCGTTTTTCTGATGGAACGACCATGACACTTCCGGAATCTGAG TGGATGCAAATTTCCATGTGTACCTGA
- the LOC133169075 gene encoding complement component C1q receptor, with product MPLIWLLLFLIPTLEGLDGVQEQSMCTSDACYTVRAEKVSFDKASQSCFHNGGYLMTVRDKEEEAILNALLSPVGKDETQAFWIGLKLHRGDCVLADAPLRGFKWLSGDQDSHYSNWNQEPVDTCTERCVRVAYNAHQQPKWSAGTCKASASPVCKFYFQGMCGPLHLSGSGHISYTPPFSEEPVQNEMKSLPLGTYAEVTCGDRRQHYSVCVRSDENYQWTAPGPFCPTEGGKCDEDNGGCQHVCRRQVLSDGLTCHCHQGYVLEDDGLSCRIPDVCGVADACEYRCVVRERRAFCTCPQGFQLAANGRNCSDVDECQRSQLPCGGHAACINTAGAYTCACHRGFQMMDGDCRDVDECLRSKCTHGCLNTAGSFSCYCKDGWALSEDAYSCVDVDECATERCYPFRCVNTEGSFVCVCPEGFHLAHGAGTTVTCTPDASNVTLEVGQETPAGDFASPAAAEEATGAPATTDLPLVAPSNASLFAGAVPLNSRVLVCALGSLVPLLLVVTVTLAVAIVRCRRSRKEAKKSATDTYCWVSSGFDPRLEKLYESILTDDL from the coding sequence ATGCCACTGATCTGGCTCTTACTTTTTCTCATCCCCACTTTGGAAGGATTGGACGGAGTCCAAGAGCAAAGCATGTGCACGTCCGACGCCTGCTACACCGTCCGTGCGGAGAAGGTGAGCTTTGACAAGGCCAGTCAGAGCTGCTTCCACAACGGAGGCTACCTGATGACCGTAagagacaaagaagaagaagccatCCTCAACGCTCTCCTCTCGCCCGTCGGCAAGGACGAGACGCAAGCCTTTTGGATCGGCTTAAAGCTGCACAGAGGGGACTGCGTCTTAGCTGACGCACCGCTCCGAGGCTTCaagtggctgtccggggaccaGGATTCGCACTACTCCAACTGGAATCAAGAACCCGTGGACACTTGCACGGAGCGCTGCGTAAGGGTCGCTTACAATGCCCACCAGCAGCCCAAATGGAGCGCCGGAACTTGCAAAGCTTCGGCGTCGCCCGTGTGTAAGTTTTACTTCCAAGGAATGTGCGGCCCTTTGCATCTGTCGGGCTCCGGACACATTTCCTACACGCCGCCTTTCTCCGAGGAGCCCGTCCAAAACGAGATGAAATCCTTGCCGCTCGGAACGTACGCCGAGGTCACGTGCGGTGACCGACGCCAGCACTATTCCGTTTGCGTCCGGAGCGACGAGAACTATCAGTGGACGGCGCCGGGTCCCTTTTGCCCGACGGAAGGTGGAAAATGCGACGAGGACAACGGCGGATGCCAACACGTGTGCCGCCGGCAGGTGTTGTCGGATGGGCTCACGTGCCACTGTCATCAGGGCTACGTCCTTGAGGACGACGGACTCTCGTGTCGAATCCCGGACGTGTGCGGCGTGGCGGACGCTTGCGAGTACCGGTGCGTGGTGAGAGAGCGGCGAGCCTTCTGCACGTGTCCCCAAGGCTTCCAATTGGCAGCCAACGGGCGCAACTGTTCTGACGTGGACGAGTGCCAGCGCTCCCAATTGCCGTGCGGCGGCCACGCGGCGTGTATCAACACGGCGGGCGCTTACACCTGCGCGTGTCACCGCGGCTTCCAAATGATGGACGGCGACTGTCGCGATGTGGACGAATGCCTGCGGTCCAAATGCACCCATGGCTGTTTGAACACAGCCGGGTCCTTCTCTTGCTACTGCAAAGACGGCTGGGCTCTGTCAGAGGACGCCTATTCCTGCGTGGACGTGGACGAATGTGCTACTGAGCGCTGCTATCCCTTCCGATGCGTGAATACCGAAGGAAGTTTTGTCTGCGTGTGCCCGGAGGGCTTTCACTTAGCGCACGGCGCTGGGACCACCGTGACTTGCACCCCGGATGCGAGCAATGTAACCCTCGAGGTGGGCCAGGAAACGCCAGCCGGTGACTTTGCATCGCCGGCGGCGGCAGAGGAGGCCACGGGAGCGCCGGCTACCACCGATTTGCCCTTGGTCGCCCCCAGCAACGCTTCGCTGTTTGCCGGCGCCGTGCCGCTCAACTCCAGAGTGCTGGTCTGTGCGCTCGGCTCGCTCGTTCCTTTGTTGCTCGTGGTCACGGTGACGTTAGCCGTCGCCATCGTGCGATGTCGCCGCTCCAGAAAGGAAGCCAAGAAAAGCGCCACGGACACTTATTGTTGGGTTTCCTCTGGTTTTGATCCACGCCTAGAAAAGCTCTATGAATCCATCTTGACGGATGACCTTTGA
- the LOC133169071 gene encoding calpain-1 catalytic subunit-like isoform X1, with amino-acid sequence MPKGLSFLLSFFVQYVMWDWLPTSPGCAPPQLGHACQSQLMKLRRRKKEKKQRSKTVPVFVWTQRMSNYNGRNSTCTHPKPTATTSAFPARWFEMQTGVSSEMLSPGVCMSIINARHAGDAYGTVSNPEVLFKQDYRRLKAYCVSRQLRYIDDMFPPDARSLGQAALSPSDLNAVQWHRPGKLVPNPSFVVDGISRFDFGQGMVGNCWFLASLGALTFKPAVFQHVVPLEQNFVEDYCGLFHFRFWRFGRWVDVVIDDKLPTINGKLLFVRSKDPTEFWPALLEKAYAKVCGSYSDMSAGTTDEALVDFTGGVHICINLSDPPQDLWELMCRAGQSVSLMGCGTPQGETAANTVLPNGLVQGHAYTVTGVRQVMSGGQAVNLVRLLNPWGRGEWNGDWSDGSPLWQTVSPQERSLSLSVVDNGEFWMSLRDFCRFYCDLDICCMCPDFLDGNSHCHWRTSFYEGRWLAGKTAGGCMNEQSFWTNPQYRVSIEQVHSGTQCAPKQGERNMLVSLMQMPDKRNRALVKNLHIGFSVFQVPKELTAQRGSFPAAFFSRNKPVVQTKRFTNAREVMELVELAPGEYLIVPSTFKPNDTASFILTILSKAEAHIHETSGAHGYKDVVEENLNAAAADDGRILFQQLFGQYDQVDAELLQKLLNDSVLKGDLKSGGFSLDACRSMVVLMSTTSNGKLNAGELYSLWKKVAKYKDLFRRIDVSSNGGVTLSELKNAAINLGIRVSDNMLKVLTLRYGTSSGHITMENFITLALRLVSMKKIFNRFSDGTTMTLPESEWMQISMCT; translated from the exons ATGCCAAAGGGACTCagcttccttctttctttctttgtacaGTATGTGATGTGGGATTGGTTGCCAACCAGTCCAGGATGTGCACCACCTCAACTGGGGCATGCATGCCAGTCACAGCTCATGAAAttgagaagaaggaaaaaagaaaaaaagcag CGCAGCAAAACAGTTCCTGTGTTTGTTTGGACGCAGCGGATGAGCAACTACAATGGCAGGAATTCCACTTGCACCCACCCTAAGCCTACAGCCACGACTTCAGCTTTTCCAGCAAGATGGTTTGAAA TGCAGACTGGGGTCAGCAGCGAAATGCTTTCTCCGGGCGTGTGTATGAGCATCATCAATGCACGGCATGCAGGAGATGCTTACGGGACCGTCAGCAACCCCGAGGTGCTCTTCAAGCAAGACTACCGTCGATTGAAAGCGTACTGCGTCAGCCGGCAACTACGCTACATCGACGACATGTTCCCCCCAGACGCGCGATCCCTCGGCCAGGCTGCGCTGAGTCCTTCGGACCTCAATGCAGTGCAATGGCACAGACCGGGA AAACTGGTTCCCAATCCATCTTTTGTTGTCGATGGCATCTCCAGGTTTGACTTTGGTCAAGGCATGGTTG GAAATTGCTGGTTCCTTGCATCTCTTGGTGCACTGACATTCAAGCCAGCTGTCTTTCAGCACGTTGTTCCTCTTGAGCAAAACTTTGTCGAGGACTACTGCGGACTCTTTCATTTCCGG TTCTGGAGATTTGGCAGGTGGGTTGACGTGGTCATCGATGACAAGCTCCCAACGATCAATGGCAAACTGCTTTTTGTGAGATCCAAAGACCCGACAGAATTTTGGCCCGCTTTGTTGGAGAAAGCTTATGCAAA GGTTTGCGGTTCCTATTCCGACATGAGTGCCGGAACAACCGACGAGGCGTTGGTGGACTTCACGGGCGGCGTTCACATTTGTATCAATCTGTCAGATCCTCCCCAAGACCTTTGGGAGCTTATGTGCAGAGCCGGACAATCCGTGTCGCTGATGGGATGCGGCACTCCTCAAGGG GAGACAGCAGCCAACACTGTTTTGCCAAATGGATTGGTTCAAGGCCACGCCTACACGGTCACCGGGGTCAGACAG GTGATGAGTGGAGGCCAAGCGGTCAATTTGGTGCGATTGTTAAACCCCTGGGGCAGGGGCGAGTGGAACGGCGACTGGAGCGATGG GTCACCTTTGTGGCAAACGGTGAGCCCGCAAGAACGATCCCTGTCTCTTTCCGTGGTTGACAACGGGGAATTTTG GATGAGCCTGCGAGACTTTTGTCGATTTTATTGCGATCTCGACATCTGCTGCATGTGTCCCGACTTCCTTGATGGAAACTCGCACTGCCATTGGAGGACGTCCTTCTACGAGGGCAGATGGCTTGCTGGGAAAACAGCTGGAGGATGCATGAATG AGCAGAGCTTCTGGACTAATCCGCAGTATCGAGTCAGCATTGAGCAAGTTCACAGTGGCACTCAATGTGCTCCCAAACAAGGGGAAAGAAATATGCTGGTGTCACTCATGCAAATGCCGGACAAAAGAAACAGAGCCTTGGTCAAGAATCTCCACATTGGATTCTCCGTATTTCAG GTCCCGAAAGAA TTGACGGCCCAGAGGGGAAGTTTTCCGGCAGCTTTCTTCAGCAGAAACAAACCGGTGGTGCAGACTAAACGCTTCACCAACGCTCGTGAGGTGATGGAACTGGTGGAATTGGCGCCAGGGGAATACCTGATTGTGCCGTCAACTTTCAAGCCCAACGACACTGCCTCCTTCATCCTGACCATCCTCTCCAAGGCCGAGGCTCATATCCA CGAGACTTCTGGCGCTCATGGATATAAAGACGTCGTCGAAGAG AACCTAAATGCTGCCGCCGCCGATGACGGGAGAATCCTGTTCCAGCAACTATTCGGCCAG TATGACCAAGTGGATGCCGAACTGCTTCAGAAGCTCCTCAACGATAGTGTTTTGAAAG gAGACTTGAAAAGTGGAGGCTTCAGTCTTGACGCATGCCGCAGCATGGTCGTTTTGATGAGC ACAACTAGCAACGGCAAACTGAATGCTGGGGAACTTTATAGTTTGTGGAAGAAGGTGGCCAAGTACAAG GATCTTTTCCGACGTATTGATGTGTCATCAAATGGCGGCGTTACACTGAGTGAGCTGAAGAATGCTGCCATTAATTTAG gaaTAAGGGTCAGTGATAACATGCTCAAAGTGTTGACTTTGCGCTATGGGACTTCCTCTGGACATATAACCATGGAGAACTTCATCACTCTTGCTCTTCGTCTTGTTTCTATGAAAA AAATCTTCAATCGTTTTTCTGATGGAACGACCATGACACTTCCGGAATCTGAG TGGATGCAAATTTCCATGTGTACCTGA
- the LOC133169071 gene encoding calpain-1 catalytic subunit-like isoform X2, whose product MWDWLPTSPGCAPPQLGHACQSQLMKLRRRKKEKKQRSKTVPVFVWTQRMSNYNGRNSTCTHPKPTATTSAFPARWFEMQTGVSSEMLSPGVCMSIINARHAGDAYGTVSNPEVLFKQDYRRLKAYCVSRQLRYIDDMFPPDARSLGQAALSPSDLNAVQWHRPGKLVPNPSFVVDGISRFDFGQGMVGNCWFLASLGALTFKPAVFQHVVPLEQNFVEDYCGLFHFRFWRFGRWVDVVIDDKLPTINGKLLFVRSKDPTEFWPALLEKAYAKVCGSYSDMSAGTTDEALVDFTGGVHICINLSDPPQDLWELMCRAGQSVSLMGCGTPQGETAANTVLPNGLVQGHAYTVTGVRQVMSGGQAVNLVRLLNPWGRGEWNGDWSDGSPLWQTVSPQERSLSLSVVDNGEFWMSLRDFCRFYCDLDICCMCPDFLDGNSHCHWRTSFYEGRWLAGKTAGGCMNEQSFWTNPQYRVSIEQVHSGTQCAPKQGERNMLVSLMQMPDKRNRALVKNLHIGFSVFQVPKELTAQRGSFPAAFFSRNKPVVQTKRFTNAREVMELVELAPGEYLIVPSTFKPNDTASFILTILSKAEAHIHETSGAHGYKDVVEENLNAAAADDGRILFQQLFGQYDQVDAELLQKLLNDSVLKGDLKSGGFSLDACRSMVVLMSTTSNGKLNAGELYSLWKKVAKYKDLFRRIDVSSNGGVTLSELKNAAINLGIRVSDNMLKVLTLRYGTSSGHITMENFITLALRLVSMKKIFNRFSDGTTMTLPESEWMQISMCT is encoded by the exons ATGTGGGATTGGTTGCCAACCAGTCCAGGATGTGCACCACCTCAACTGGGGCATGCATGCCAGTCACAGCTCATGAAAttgagaagaaggaaaaaagaaaaaaagcag CGCAGCAAAACAGTTCCTGTGTTTGTTTGGACGCAGCGGATGAGCAACTACAATGGCAGGAATTCCACTTGCACCCACCCTAAGCCTACAGCCACGACTTCAGCTTTTCCAGCAAGATGGTTTGAAA TGCAGACTGGGGTCAGCAGCGAAATGCTTTCTCCGGGCGTGTGTATGAGCATCATCAATGCACGGCATGCAGGAGATGCTTACGGGACCGTCAGCAACCCCGAGGTGCTCTTCAAGCAAGACTACCGTCGATTGAAAGCGTACTGCGTCAGCCGGCAACTACGCTACATCGACGACATGTTCCCCCCAGACGCGCGATCCCTCGGCCAGGCTGCGCTGAGTCCTTCGGACCTCAATGCAGTGCAATGGCACAGACCGGGA AAACTGGTTCCCAATCCATCTTTTGTTGTCGATGGCATCTCCAGGTTTGACTTTGGTCAAGGCATGGTTG GAAATTGCTGGTTCCTTGCATCTCTTGGTGCACTGACATTCAAGCCAGCTGTCTTTCAGCACGTTGTTCCTCTTGAGCAAAACTTTGTCGAGGACTACTGCGGACTCTTTCATTTCCGG TTCTGGAGATTTGGCAGGTGGGTTGACGTGGTCATCGATGACAAGCTCCCAACGATCAATGGCAAACTGCTTTTTGTGAGATCCAAAGACCCGACAGAATTTTGGCCCGCTTTGTTGGAGAAAGCTTATGCAAA GGTTTGCGGTTCCTATTCCGACATGAGTGCCGGAACAACCGACGAGGCGTTGGTGGACTTCACGGGCGGCGTTCACATTTGTATCAATCTGTCAGATCCTCCCCAAGACCTTTGGGAGCTTATGTGCAGAGCCGGACAATCCGTGTCGCTGATGGGATGCGGCACTCCTCAAGGG GAGACAGCAGCCAACACTGTTTTGCCAAATGGATTGGTTCAAGGCCACGCCTACACGGTCACCGGGGTCAGACAG GTGATGAGTGGAGGCCAAGCGGTCAATTTGGTGCGATTGTTAAACCCCTGGGGCAGGGGCGAGTGGAACGGCGACTGGAGCGATGG GTCACCTTTGTGGCAAACGGTGAGCCCGCAAGAACGATCCCTGTCTCTTTCCGTGGTTGACAACGGGGAATTTTG GATGAGCCTGCGAGACTTTTGTCGATTTTATTGCGATCTCGACATCTGCTGCATGTGTCCCGACTTCCTTGATGGAAACTCGCACTGCCATTGGAGGACGTCCTTCTACGAGGGCAGATGGCTTGCTGGGAAAACAGCTGGAGGATGCATGAATG AGCAGAGCTTCTGGACTAATCCGCAGTATCGAGTCAGCATTGAGCAAGTTCACAGTGGCACTCAATGTGCTCCCAAACAAGGGGAAAGAAATATGCTGGTGTCACTCATGCAAATGCCGGACAAAAGAAACAGAGCCTTGGTCAAGAATCTCCACATTGGATTCTCCGTATTTCAG GTCCCGAAAGAA TTGACGGCCCAGAGGGGAAGTTTTCCGGCAGCTTTCTTCAGCAGAAACAAACCGGTGGTGCAGACTAAACGCTTCACCAACGCTCGTGAGGTGATGGAACTGGTGGAATTGGCGCCAGGGGAATACCTGATTGTGCCGTCAACTTTCAAGCCCAACGACACTGCCTCCTTCATCCTGACCATCCTCTCCAAGGCCGAGGCTCATATCCA CGAGACTTCTGGCGCTCATGGATATAAAGACGTCGTCGAAGAG AACCTAAATGCTGCCGCCGCCGATGACGGGAGAATCCTGTTCCAGCAACTATTCGGCCAG TATGACCAAGTGGATGCCGAACTGCTTCAGAAGCTCCTCAACGATAGTGTTTTGAAAG gAGACTTGAAAAGTGGAGGCTTCAGTCTTGACGCATGCCGCAGCATGGTCGTTTTGATGAGC ACAACTAGCAACGGCAAACTGAATGCTGGGGAACTTTATAGTTTGTGGAAGAAGGTGGCCAAGTACAAG GATCTTTTCCGACGTATTGATGTGTCATCAAATGGCGGCGTTACACTGAGTGAGCTGAAGAATGCTGCCATTAATTTAG gaaTAAGGGTCAGTGATAACATGCTCAAAGTGTTGACTTTGCGCTATGGGACTTCCTCTGGACATATAACCATGGAGAACTTCATCACTCTTGCTCTTCGTCTTGTTTCTATGAAAA AAATCTTCAATCGTTTTTCTGATGGAACGACCATGACACTTCCGGAATCTGAG TGGATGCAAATTTCCATGTGTACCTGA